From Sulfurovum zhangzhouensis, one genomic window encodes:
- the dtd gene encoding D-aminoacyl-tRNA deacylase — protein MLCVIQRVSSSSVSVEGKLIGEIGEGLNILLGVKKGDTANDIKKLVNKIVNLRIFKDENNKMNLSLFDIEGEALIISQFTLAGNLKKGRRPSFEESESPEIAKNLYEEFITQMSDYGIKTQSGEFGAMMDVTIHNDGPVTFILDSKELS, from the coding sequence ATGTTATGCGTGATTCAAAGAGTTAGCAGTTCTAGTGTATCTGTAGAGGGAAAATTGATCGGTGAGATTGGAGAAGGGCTCAATATCCTTCTTGGTGTCAAAAAAGGAGATACCGCTAATGATATAAAAAAACTGGTCAATAAGATAGTAAATCTACGCATTTTTAAAGACGAAAACAACAAAATGAATTTATCTTTGTTTGATATCGAAGGCGAAGCTTTGATCATCTCACAGTTCACACTGGCTGGAAATCTAAAAAAAGGAAGAAGACCGAGTTTTGAAGAAAGCGAAAGTCCGGAAATCGCAAAAAATCTTTATGAAGAGTTTATCACCCAAATGTCCGATTATGGTATCAAAACACAATCAGGCGAATTTGGTGCGATGATGGATGTAACGATACATAATGACGGTCCGGTAACTTTCATTCTGGACTCTAAGGAATTGTCTTGA
- a CDS encoding type 1 glutamine amidotransferase domain-containing protein produces the protein MRALIISADLFEDSELNVPFHALLKAGLDIDIASFQKGCITGKHGLRLEATVSLDDVNPKRYAILILPGGKAPAALRKDPKALEIARYFFAHDKPVAAICHGPQILISAGLMDDIEATGYKSIKDELLEAGAIYKDESVVIDRNLITSRDPSDLDDFVGAIKKCLRKLST, from the coding sequence ATGAGAGCTCTAATCATCAGTGCAGATCTTTTTGAAGATTCCGAACTTAATGTGCCTTTCCATGCACTTTTGAAAGCTGGTTTGGACATAGATATCGCTTCTTTTCAAAAGGGATGTATCACTGGCAAACATGGACTGCGCCTTGAGGCAACGGTCAGTCTGGATGATGTAAACCCCAAGCGCTATGCTATCCTGATCCTTCCCGGTGGCAAAGCACCTGCAGCACTGCGTAAGGACCCCAAAGCCTTAGAGATTGCCCGATACTTTTTTGCTCATGATAAACCTGTAGCAGCGATATGTCACGGACCACAGATACTCATCTCGGCAGGATTAATGGATGATATCGAGGCAACGGGATACAAAAGCATAAAAGATGAACTTCTTGAAGCCGGTGCGATCTACAAAGATGAAAGTGTAGTCATAGATAGAAACCTCATCACTTCACGAGACCCTTCAGACCTTGATGACTTTGTCGGGGCAATCAAAAAGTGTTTACGGAAGCTCTCTACATAA
- a CDS encoding fused protease/ribonucleoside-triphosphate reductase encodes MNSKKQNSAFSHTIVKERFALETSFCNALYAKKTHFGFGGFGEATYYRTYSRMKADGSQEHWADTVIRAINGVMSIRKNHYVVNKLAWDDSAWQPYAKNLALTMFDMKWLPPGRGLWIMGTEYIYERGAAALNNCGAVDTTDLSLAADWTMDMLMCGVGVGFNTAWKGENVVMPDKTKPLSYTIPDSREGWVSSVRLLIESYTKGKEWFVFDYSKIRPEGSPIRGFGGTASGPSPLKELHKRMENTMDSFYHGAIDKTRCIVDIMNEIGACVVAGNVRRSAQIALGSIDDKTFLELKDYTKYPERAQIGWMSNNTVVLEKTEDFKQLPLIAKHIRDNGEPGIMNLINVQRYGRYGEHSEDKAWLTNPCSEIPLESFELCNLAEVFPARCNNEEEFYEALEFATFYASTVALLPTHRSESNAIIVRNRRIGVSLSGIADMLDTLGATELTRRLRKGYKLVVSTNQALAAKAGIPDSIRVTTVKPSGTISQLVGVSSGMHFPTFRYAIRRMRVGTTSVISKVLKAAGVPYEEDLYSKNTTVFEFPIYQGKTRKASSVSAWEQFSLLAMLQREWSDNMVSCTIYFDPKEEGEQIEHMLAQFAPLIKSVSMLPHTKIGAYKQMPYEGITKEEYEKRLSELQKIDWNSFSGSDGVELRFCTDDICYL; translated from the coding sequence GTGAACTCTAAAAAGCAAAATAGTGCCTTTTCACACACAATAGTCAAAGAACGCTTCGCGCTTGAAACATCGTTTTGCAATGCGCTTTATGCGAAAAAAACACATTTTGGTTTTGGAGGATTTGGTGAGGCTACCTACTATCGTACCTACAGCCGTATGAAAGCAGATGGTTCTCAGGAGCATTGGGCAGATACGGTCATACGTGCGATCAATGGGGTAATGTCTATCCGTAAAAACCATTATGTCGTCAACAAACTTGCATGGGATGATAGCGCATGGCAGCCTTATGCCAAAAATCTTGCTTTAACCATGTTTGATATGAAATGGCTTCCGCCGGGTCGTGGTCTGTGGATCATGGGTACTGAGTATATCTATGAACGCGGGGCTGCTGCGCTCAACAACTGCGGTGCAGTGGATACAACAGATCTTTCTCTGGCTGCAGACTGGACGATGGATATGCTGATGTGTGGTGTGGGTGTCGGGTTTAACACTGCATGGAAGGGTGAAAATGTGGTTATGCCCGACAAAACAAAACCTTTATCCTATACTATTCCCGATAGCAGGGAGGGCTGGGTAAGCTCTGTACGCCTTCTTATAGAGAGTTATACCAAAGGAAAAGAGTGGTTTGTATTTGACTACTCCAAGATCCGTCCTGAGGGCTCCCCTATCCGTGGTTTTGGGGGTACGGCATCAGGACCGTCACCTCTCAAAGAACTGCATAAGCGTATGGAAAACACCATGGACAGCTTTTATCATGGGGCGATAGATAAGACACGATGTATCGTTGATATCATGAATGAGATCGGTGCTTGTGTAGTAGCAGGCAATGTACGCAGAAGTGCACAGATAGCTCTAGGGAGTATAGATGACAAAACATTTCTTGAACTCAAAGATTACACCAAGTACCCTGAGCGTGCACAGATCGGGTGGATGTCCAACAATACAGTAGTATTGGAGAAAACAGAGGATTTCAAACAATTACCGTTGATCGCAAAACATATACGTGACAATGGTGAGCCAGGCATCATGAACCTGATCAATGTGCAAAGATACGGCCGTTATGGTGAACACTCAGAAGATAAAGCATGGCTGACCAATCCCTGTTCCGAGATCCCGTTAGAGAGTTTTGAGCTCTGTAATCTTGCCGAGGTATTTCCGGCCCGCTGTAACAATGAAGAGGAGTTCTACGAAGCGTTGGAGTTTGCCACTTTTTATGCTTCAACCGTTGCCCTGCTTCCGACACACCGCTCCGAATCAAATGCGATCATTGTAAGAAACCGTCGAATCGGTGTCAGTCTTTCCGGTATAGCAGATATGCTTGATACACTGGGTGCAACAGAATTGACACGCAGATTGCGCAAAGGCTACAAACTTGTCGTATCTACAAACCAGGCACTGGCAGCCAAGGCAGGTATCCCTGATTCGATCAGGGTAACGACGGTTAAACCTTCAGGTACGATCAGTCAGCTAGTCGGAGTCAGTTCAGGTATGCATTTCCCTACCTTTCGATATGCGATTAGGCGGATGCGTGTTGGAACTACCTCCGTGATATCTAAAGTGCTCAAAGCAGCAGGTGTTCCTTATGAGGAGGATCTATATAGTAAAAATACCACTGTATTTGAATTTCCTATCTATCAGGGCAAGACAAGAAAAGCCTCCTCTGTATCTGCTTGGGAACAATTCTCTTTACTGGCTATGCTGCAACGTGAGTGGAGTGATAATATGGTCAGTTGTACGATCTACTTCGATCCCAAAGAGGAAGGAGAACAGATCGAACATATGCTTGCACAGTTTGCTCCCCTCATCAAATCTGTTTCCATGCTCCCTCATACAAAGATAGGTGCTTACAAACAGATGCCGTATGAAGGTATCACGAAAGAGGAGTATGAAAAACGTTTGTCCGAGCTTCAAAAGATCGATTGGAACAGTTTCAGCGGCAGTGACGGTGTAGAATTGAGATTTTGCACCGATGACATCTGTTATCTCTAA
- a CDS encoding ArsC/Spx/MgsR family protein has translation MKLIIFYEKPGCITNNKQKSSLRNAGCMVIGRSLLDHQMSHEELYTYLEKRPVKEWFNPNAPAVKNGEIDPNSYTEEEALDLLFHHPILIRRPLISVDGRRMCGFDKSVIEGILELSLEINRVEECTSDTACPPPVSSASSK, from the coding sequence ATGAAGCTGATTATCTTTTACGAAAAACCGGGATGTATTACGAATAATAAACAGAAAAGCAGTTTGCGTAATGCAGGGTGCATGGTGATCGGCCGTAGTCTGCTTGATCATCAGATGAGCCATGAAGAACTCTATACCTATCTGGAAAAAAGGCCGGTAAAGGAGTGGTTCAATCCCAACGCACCTGCAGTAAAAAACGGGGAGATAGATCCAAACAGTTATACCGAAGAAGAGGCTCTGGATCTACTCTTTCACCACCCTATATTGATACGGCGTCCTTTGATTAGTGTTGATGGTCGTAGAATGTGTGGATTTGACAAATCTGTAATAGAAGGCATTTTAGAGCTGAGCCTAGAGATCAATAGAGTAGAGGAATGTACTTCAGATACTGCATGCCCGCCGCCAGTATCCTCTGCCTCCTCTAAGTGA